A window of Verrucomicrobia bacterium CG1_02_43_26 contains these coding sequences:
- a CDS encoding citrate (Si)-synthase gives MTSDNKDTAKITALGKEYSFPIITGTENESAIDTRTLRKVSGLITYDEAYGNTGSCMSKITFVDGEEGILRYRGYPIEALAEHSNFIETSYLLIYGELPTESQRDAFSREIANNAMLHEGMKQVFKGFPMNAHPMAILSSLLNSLGTYHPKMSSNNRVQDLDLFDEAAAFLISKVRTIAAMTYRTKKGLPLIYPRSDFRYVDNFLHMMFTQPYDPYQPDENVRRALNLIFLLHADHEQNCSTSTVRMVASGGANLFASVAAGVCALWGPLHGGANMAVIQMLQEIHASGDDGSKFIERAKSGQERLMGFGHRVYKHYDPRAKILRDAAAKVLDNLGMKKDPLLDIARHLEEKALSDDYFVSRKLYPNVDFYSGIILQALDIPLDMFTVIFAIGRLPGWIAHWKEVAEDPHARIHRPRQIYMGEAKREFVPLEERG, from the coding sequence ATGACTTCAGACAATAAGGATACCGCAAAAATCACAGCCCTTGGAAAGGAATACTCGTTTCCCATTATAACAGGAACGGAAAACGAAAGCGCGATTGACACCCGTACGTTGCGTAAGGTCTCCGGCTTGATCACTTATGATGAGGCTTATGGGAACACGGGTTCCTGCATGAGTAAAATTACATTTGTGGACGGCGAGGAGGGCATCTTGCGCTACCGTGGCTACCCGATCGAAGCCCTTGCAGAGCACTCGAATTTCATCGAAACGTCTTATTTATTAATCTATGGCGAGCTCCCTACAGAGTCTCAACGGGACGCTTTTTCTCGAGAAATCGCAAACAATGCTATGCTCCACGAGGGAATGAAACAGGTCTTTAAGGGCTTTCCAATGAATGCCCATCCCATGGCTATCCTTTCTTCTTTGCTGAATTCTTTAGGTACCTATCATCCTAAAATGTCGAGCAATAACAGAGTGCAAGATCTTGACCTCTTTGATGAAGCTGCTGCGTTTCTAATATCTAAGGTAAGAACGATCGCTGCCATGACGTATCGGACTAAAAAGGGTCTTCCGCTCATATACCCTAGAAGCGATTTTCGTTACGTAGATAATTTTCTGCACATGATGTTTACTCAACCGTATGATCCCTATCAACCGGATGAAAACGTACGTCGTGCGCTTAATCTAATCTTTTTACTCCACGCAGATCACGAACAAAACTGTAGTACTTCAACCGTTCGCATGGTCGCTTCGGGGGGTGCTAATTTATTTGCATCTGTAGCCGCTGGCGTATGCGCTTTATGGGGCCCACTACATGGCGGCGCTAATATGGCTGTGATACAAATGCTTCAAGAAATCCATGCCTCCGGCGATGATGGCTCCAAGTTTATTGAACGTGCCAAAAGCGGCCAAGAGCGCCTTATGGGCTTTGGGCACCGGGTTTATAAACACTATGACCCTCGCGCTAAAATCCTTCGCGATGCTGCGGCCAAAGTGCTCGATAACTTGGGCATGAAAAAGGATCCTCTTCTCGACATCGCTCGTCACTTAGAGGAAAAAGCATTAAGTGATGATTACTTTGTTTCCAGAAAGCTCTACCCCAATGTAGACTTCTATAGTGGCATTATCTTGCAAGCGCTGGACATCCCGCTGGACATGTTTACGGTCATCTTCGCGATTGGGCGCCTCCCTGGCTGGATTGCCCACTGGAAAGAAGTTGCGGAAGACCCTCATGCCCGCATTCATAGGCCAAGACAGATCTATATGGGCGAAGCTAAGCGAGAGTTTGTACCGTTGGAAGAACGGGGGTAA
- a CDS encoding QacE family quaternary ammonium compound efflux SMR transporter, which produces MAWTLLLIAGVLEIGFVVGMKYTEGWTRLWPSIITASCMIISFLLLSIAIKKIPLGTAYAIWTGIGAVGGFIFAIILFGEVASFERVLFLILIVAGITGLKLTSKA; this is translated from the coding sequence ATGGCCTGGACACTACTTTTAATTGCCGGAGTTCTTGAAATCGGTTTCGTTGTAGGTATGAAATACACGGAGGGTTGGACGCGCCTTTGGCCGTCAATCATAACGGCTTCATGCATGATCATTAGCTTCCTTTTGCTTTCAATTGCCATAAAAAAAATTCCGCTAGGTACCGCCTACGCGATCTGGACAGGCATCGGCGCTGTCGGTGGGTTCATCTTTGCCATTATCTTGTTTGGTGAAGTCGCCAGTTTCGAACGGGTGTTGTTCCTCATTCTAATCGTAGCGGGTATCACTGGCCTGAAGCTAACGTCTAAAGCCTAA